AAATTCAGTATAAGTGAGCGAGGGTTACCGAGTTTTCTTGTTCTGAAATAAATACGTATGTGAACCGGATTTTTATTTTAATACTAATGAGTTGTTAGTAGCAATCATAACAATGCGGTTTGTATAGCATTGGCTTATCCAGTGTATAAGCAGCTATGACTAACAAATTAAGCCAGTATGCTGAAGAGGTGAGATAAAGGTGTTTGCTTATACGATACGAAGAATCTTAATGCTCATACCCGTTCTAATTGGTATGTCACTGATCGTGTTTTTCTTGATTCGTGCCATTCCTGGAGACCCAGCACAAATCATCCTTGGACAACAAGCTTCCCAGCAAGCAGTTGCTCAACTTAGAGATACGCTTGGTCTTGATGAACCATGGTATGTACAATACTTTATTTATATGAAGGATCTACTAACTGGGGATCTCGGAAATTCTATTCGAACGCATGCCCCGATTAGTGAAGAAATTTGGCCTTATTTTGCTGCAACATTAGAGCTTTCACTCTTCGCAATGTTCATTGCAGTATTTATCGGTGTCAATGCAGGGATTATTAGTGCATGGTTCCAAAACTCTTGGTTTGACTATGTAGCTATGCTACTTGCTTTAATCGGTGTCTCCATGCCAATATTCTGGTTAGGATTGATGGAGCAATGGGCGCTTGCCGTAGAGTGGAGAATCTTCCCTACGTCTGGTAGAGAGAGTATCTTAGATCCAGTCAATTCAATAACGAATCTGTATGTGATTGATACGATCATACAGGGGAGATTTGATCAACTACAAACAGTATTTAAACATTTGACATTACCAGGAGTTGCATTGGCAACTATACCAATGGCTATTATCGCTAGAATGACACGTTCCAGTATGCTGGAAGTCATGCGGTCTGACTATATCCGGACAGCACGTGCCAAAGGACTGCGTATGTTCTGGGTTGTTTATAAACACTCATTGAAAAACGCATTCATCCCTGTATTAACTGTTATCGGTTTACAAATGGGACTCCTACTTGGTGGTGCGATCTTAACAGAGACGATATTTAGTTGGCCTGGAATCGGTCGTTACATCTATGATGCGATTGGATTCCGTGACTACCCAGTTATTCAATCTGGCATTCTGATTATAGCGTTAGTTTTTGTCACGATAAACCTTCTAGTGGATCTCTTATATGCGGCAATCGATCCTAGAATTAAATATCAATAATAGTTGATGTTCAAAATAAATCCGTATGATAGACGGTGACATTTTGGACGGATGTTAGTAAAAGGAGAGAGAACATTATGGCGGAACTTGCACGAAATGAAAATCCATTAGAGCCAAAGCAGCAAGAAGAAAAGCCTGCTTCGCCATGGAGAGATGCCTGGAAGAATTTTCGCAAAAACAAGTTGGCACTGGTAGGGCTAGGGCTTGTAGGTTTCTTCGTATTTTTAGCTATATTTGCTCCGCTCATTGCACCTGAGGGAATCAATGATCAAAAGATTTCATCAGGTGACTATGCGAAACTTGAAGCACCTTCTTCAGAATATTGGTTTGGTACAGATGATTTCGGTCGAGATGTATTGAGTCGGATCATCTATGGTTCTAGAATTTCCTTAACAGTCGGATTCTTTGCTGTACTCGGTTCAGTAATTATAGGATCTACACTTGGAATAGTAGCTGGTTATTACGGAAGATGGGTTGATACGATTATTTCACGTATTTTTGATATCTTGCTTGCTTTCCCAAGTATCTTACTTGCGATTGCGATTGTTGCGGTATTAGGACCTTCACTGAAAAATGCGTTGATTGCGATTGCAATTATCAACGTTCCCAATTTCGGGCGTCTAGTCCGGTCGAAGGTTTTGAGTATTAAAGAGGAAGAATATATAATGGCAGCAAAAGCGGTTGGTATGAAGGATAGAAGAATTTTATTCTCGCATATTTTACCGAATAGTTTTGCTCCAATTATCGTACAAGGAACATTGTTGATTGCGACTGCAATCATCGAAACAGCGGCACTTGGATTCCTTGGCCTAGGTGCGAAAGCGCCAACGCCAGAATGGGGAACAATGCTTGCAGATGCACGGTCTTACATTACCGATGCACCATGGACGATGATCTTCCCGGGTCTAGCCATTATGTTGACCGTACTCGGTTTCAACCTAATGGGTGACGGATTGAGAGATGCGCTCGATCCGAAAATGAAAAGCTAATGAATGCAGAAAGGACTGCCGATGGAGGCAGTCCTTTTTATTTTGGAGAAATAACGGGACTATATTACTAAAATGTCAAGATTATGGGCTGAAATGTCGAGATTATGGGCTGAAATGTCGAGATTATGGGCTGAAATGTCGAGATTATGGGCTGAAATGTCGAGATTAAGAGCAAGAATGTCGAGATTACGAGAGGGAATTGTGAGATTCCTTCATAAAATGGAACAATTACATTCAAATTGTGCGAAAGCCAAATAAAAAGACACCTTCCCTGAACTTAGAACAGGAAAGCGTGTCATTTTTCATATTTACCTCTTTATTCTATTCATCTTGTGGGAAGGCATCTCTAATGCTAACTTCATTATCTGCTGTATGGTAGGTGTGAAAGCTCTCTACTAATTTATCTAAATGAATCAGGTGATGATTATAATCGATGATCAATCCAATTAACGGGAAGACATTCATCCATTGATCACGTTCAACTTGTTTGTGATCATAGAGCTCCATAAAGTACTCGGTCAATTCTTTTTCATCTTCTCCAAGTTGATTGACGACCTCATCCGGTGATTGATAGCGTACTTTTCCAATATATTTCATCAAAATTCGTTGGTGGTAGTTTGTTAGGTGGTCCAGTTGATCTTGAATCAATACTTGTATCGTTTCTGGCATTTGATATATTTTATGATCGTGTTGATCAAGACTTTTCAAGATTGCCAGCGCTTTTGAAGTCGTAGAAAGCATATTTCTGAATAGAACAAGCTTTCGATGTTTCGTATATTCAGAACCCTTAAAATAACTTCTTTCCTCTTTAAACATCAAATAGTAGTTATCGGCTTTAATCATACTTTCATTAATTTTCATTAAATCTTCTTTTAAAATTTTCCGTTCTGCATCATTTCGTGTAGCGAGTCGAATCCACTGCGCAATTTGCTCCATATTTTTCACGTTTTTATGATAAAGTCGCGTTTCATACTTAGGTGGTAGAAACGCTAAATTTACGAGAAACGCACAGAATACACCGATCATGATCACGGAAAATCGGGTGATTGCAAATGTTACATAATTATCTCCTGGATTAACCATAAGGACAATTACAGTTACAATTGCGAGTGGGATCGTTGTTTCGATTTTTAGTTTAATGTTAATCGCAATGATCATTACACTGACTAAACCGATTACAATAGGGGCATTTCCTAATGTCTGTACGGCAATAATGGCAAGTGTCGCTCCTATCAAATTTGATTGGATCTGTTCAATGATCGTTTGGTAAGAACGATAAATCGTAGGTTGTATGGCAAATAATGCAGCAATTGCAGCAAATGAAGCTGAATCGAGATTCAACCACATCGTAATATATAAAGCTAGTGAAATTGCGACTCCAGTCTTTATAATGCGAGCACCGAATTTCATTTTAAATGCAAAATCCTTTCTCATTTGAGAATGATAATGAACGTACTATACACCCAATCTTCCTAGAAATCAATACTTAAAATAATTCCTACACGAAGATGTAAACCTATTTACAATTCTATGAAAAGGGGATAAAATAAGTCTAACAATATAGCTCCTAAAGGGGAGTAGCTTTTACATTGGAGTCGTCATTCCAGAGCTGATGCTCTCGGTTCCAGTGGCAGCACATCGTGTTGTTAGCAAGACCTTTACCGTACGGTTGGTAAAGGTCTTTATTTATGTTCTGATGACCTTTACCTAATGGGTAAGGGTCATTTTTTTGTGAAGTGACGTGAGCTGAAAAATAGGAGGAAATACAGATGGAAGTTACTGTGCTCATGGAATACGGTTGGATTCTTTTGGTCTTGATTGCATTGGAAGGACTCCTTGCAGCAGATAACGCTCTCGTCTTAGCGATCATGGTAAAACATTTACCAGAAGAGCAGCGCAAGAAGGCATTGTTTTATGGATTGTTAGGAGCGTTCGTCTTTCGTTTCGGCTCACTCTTCGCCATTTCATTTCTAGTGAACGTTTGGCAAGTGCAAGCGATTGGAGCCGTTTATCTCCTCTTTATCGCCTTAAACCACATTTTTAGAAAAGTGATGGTCAAAAAGGTCGGGAAACAAGGGAAGGTCAAATCTAAAAAGAAGGCATCTGGATTTTGGGGTACCGTTTTGAAAGTCGAGTTGGCGGACATTGCATTTGCAGTAGACTCGATATTAGCGGCGGTCGCACTAGCGGTTACACTTCCGAATACGAACTTACCGAACATCGGTGGACTTGATGGAGGGAAATTCCTTGTCATCTTTTTCGGCGGACTGATCGGATTGGTCATCATGCGATTTGCGGCGAACTTATTTGTAAAAGTTCTCGAATCTCGTCCGAAGCTTGAAATTGCAGCCTTTCTCATTGTGGGTTGGGTAGGGGTGAAGCTGGCCGTATACACGTTGACCCACCCGGAACTTGCGTTTATTGAAGAAGGTTTCGCGAAGTCACCAGCCTGGAAAATGACGTTCTATGGGGTTTTGATATTGATTGCGGTCGGTGGATGGGTGTTGTCCAAGGAAAAGAAGCCAAGTGTAGAATCAACAGAGGAGCCTTCTTATAACCAGGATTCAAAGACAGGTGCGTAAATCGGGTTTGTGTATGCAATGTAATGTAGGTCTTTGGTCATGAATGATGTAATAAACCACCAGAATGACCAGAATACGGAGTGAAATGAACAGAAAAACAGCTGAAATGAACAGAACGAAAAAAGATTGACCCAAGCGTGTTGGGTCAACCTCCTTGTTGAATTTATAGGTTTTTAAAAGCGTGCTCTACTGCTTGAAGTGTTTGATCAATGTCCTCTTCTGTATGAGCAGTCGTCAGGAACCAGGCTTCATATTTCGAAGGCGCAAGGTTGATGCCCTGATCCAGCATTAGATTGAAGAAACGAGCAAACATTTCTCCGTCACTTCGTTCCGCTTGCTCATAATTCGTGACAACTTCGTCTGAACCGAAATACAGAGTCAGTGCGCCTTTCAAACGGTTTAGCGAAAGTGGTACGGAGTATTTTTCGGCCAACTGACGGATGCTGGTTTCAAGCTTTTCACCAAGACGGTCAAGCTGCTCATAAACCCCTTCTTGTTGAAGGACTTCAAGACAAGCGATACCTGCTGAGATGGAAGCTGGATTACCAGCCATCGTTCCCGCTTGATAGGCTGGACCGAGTGGTGCGACTTTTTCCATGATGTCTTTTTTACCGCCGTACGCACCGATTGGAAGACCACCACCGATGATTTTACCGAGTGCAGTCATATCCGGTTCAACGTTCAGCAGGTTCTGAGCCCCGCCATACATGAAACGGAAAGCAGTGATGACTTCATCATAAATGACGAGCGCGCCTGCATCATGAGCGATGTCGTTTACCGCTTCCAGGAAACCGGGTTTCGGCTCGACGATTCCGAAGTTCCCGACGATCGGCTCGACGAGAATGCCGGCAACTTCATCGCCGAACGTATCCATCGCTTGTTTAAAAGCATCAACATCATTGAAGGGGACAGTAATCACTTCCTGGGCGATACTTTTCGGAACGCCAGCGGAGTCTGGTGTGCCTAATGTAGATGGGCCTGATCCAGCTGCAACGAGTACTAGATCTGAATGGCCGTGGTAGCAGCCTGCAAATTTAATGATTTTGTCTCGGCCTGTGTATGCTCGGGCAACACGGATCGTCGTCATGACGGCTTCTGTTCCAGAATTGACGAAGCGGACTTTTTCCATGGCAGGCATTGCATCTTTCAGCATTTTTGCAAATTGGTTTTCTAACCGAGTAGGCGTACCGTAAAGTACTCCGCTTTCAGCAGCATTTGTGATTGCTTTTGTAATATGCGGATGAGCATGTCCTGTAATAATTGGACCGTATGCTGCGAGGTAGTCGATATATTTGTTGCCATCTACATCCCAGAAGTGGGCACCTTTTGCTTTCTCCATAAAGACAGGTGCTACTCCTCCAACTGCTTTAAATGAACGGGACGGACTATTTACCCCACCGACAATATGCTCGAGGGCATCAGAATATAATTCAACCGAACGATCTCTATTCATAATTTCACAAAACCTCCTATAATGAAATGCCAGACATAAAGTGTCTGACACATGTACACTTAAATCTTACGCACCAATGTAGTTCATTCATATTCCTTATGTACCAACAGTTCTAGGTACATGTGTGGCACGATTTTCAGTTCTTTGTACATTGTAGCAAAGTTTTTCTGTATTCGCAGAATAATAAGGGATAAGGGAATCAATAGAGTTGTGTTTACCCGGTCTAGTTGTATACACTGTTAATGGTGTAATTGGAGGGAACATAAATATGGATAAAATGATAAAAGTTGAAAATTTAACGAAGGAATTCAAGTCGTATTCAAGTCGCTCTGGCCTGAAAGGGGCATTTCGTGATTTGCTAACGAGAAATTATAAAATTCACCAAGCGGTTGATTCCATCTCACTTGATGTGAAACCAGGCGAGATGATTGGCTATATCGGTGAGAATGGCGCGGGAAAGTCGACAACCATCAAAATGTTGACGGGGATTCTTACCCCTACATCTGGTAATGTCCTTATTAATGGAATGAATCCACATAAAGAACGCGAGAAGTTCGTTAAGACAATTGGTGTCGTTTTCGGTCAACGGTCTCAATTATGGTGGGATATCGCTGTTCAAGAATCCTTCCGTCTCCTAAAAAAGGTTTATAACGTTTCGGATGAAGATTACAACAGCCATATGTCTATGGTTATTGAAGCGCTGGATATCGCACCGTTATTAGACAAGCCTGTAAGGAAGTTATCGCTCGGGCAGCGGATGAGGTGTGAATTGGCAGCTGCACTCATTCATAATCCACCCCTTCTATTTTTAGATGAGCCGACAATTGGTCTCGATGTTCTTGTTAAACTGAAAATCAGGGAATTCCTGAAAGAGTTAAATGAGAAGTACAACACGACAATCATGCTTACGACACATGACTTAACAGATATAGAAGCTTTATGTGAGCGAGTGGTCATGTTGGACGAAGGGAAAATCATCTATGATGGTGCCTTAAATCAATTGAAAACAAGCTGGGGAGAAGGAAAGCAAATTAAGTTTCACTTTAAGTCTCCTAAAACTCAGAAAGAACTAAAGGAATCGACAGGAAGTCAACTAATCGTATGGGAGCCTAGTGATAATGAGAACAGCTGGACTGCCAATGTAACGAATGATGAAGACGTTATTTCTCAAGTGATTGGAGATGTCGTATCGAACCATCAAATTCTTGACCTGAAAATACTCGAAACGTCTACTGAAGAGATCATTCGAAACATTTACGAAGAAGGCGTTATTCATGGCTAAGTATATTGAAATGATCCGCATCCGTTTTTTGATGATGCTTGCTTACCGTACAAATTACTACAGTGGGATCATCATTTATAGCATTAATATTGCAGCTTACTATTTTCTATGGAGTGCAATATATGGTGGAAAGGAAGACATCGAAGGGTTATCCGTCGTCCAGATGACAACATATATTGCTGTCGCATGGATGGCTCGAGCGTTTTACTTTAACAATATCGATAGAGAAATTGCACTTGAAATTAAGGAAGGTAAAGTAGCCGTTGAGCTAATCAGACCTTATCATTATTTAAATATGAAAACGATGGCGGCGCTTGGGGAAGGGATTTTCAGATTGTTATTCTTCTCTGTTCCAGGGATGTTCATCGTTTCGCTTATCTTCCCAATGAAGCTATCAGCAGACCTTTCAACCTGGGGCTTTTTCGGAATTTCGATCTTGTTTAGCTTCATCATTAATAC
The sequence above is a segment of the Pseudalkalibacillus berkeleyi genome. Coding sequences within it:
- a CDS encoding ABC transporter permease; translation: MFAYTIRRILMLIPVLIGMSLIVFFLIRAIPGDPAQIILGQQASQQAVAQLRDTLGLDEPWYVQYFIYMKDLLTGDLGNSIRTHAPISEEIWPYFAATLELSLFAMFIAVFIGVNAGIISAWFQNSWFDYVAMLLALIGVSMPIFWLGLMEQWALAVEWRIFPTSGRESILDPVNSITNLYVIDTIIQGRFDQLQTVFKHLTLPGVALATIPMAIIARMTRSSMLEVMRSDYIRTARAKGLRMFWVVYKHSLKNAFIPVLTVIGLQMGLLLGGAILTETIFSWPGIGRYIYDAIGFRDYPVIQSGILIIALVFVTINLLVDLLYAAIDPRIKYQ
- a CDS encoding ABC transporter permease, which translates into the protein MAELARNENPLEPKQQEEKPASPWRDAWKNFRKNKLALVGLGLVGFFVFLAIFAPLIAPEGINDQKISSGDYAKLEAPSSEYWFGTDDFGRDVLSRIIYGSRISLTVGFFAVLGSVIIGSTLGIVAGYYGRWVDTIISRIFDILLAFPSILLAIAIVAVLGPSLKNALIAIAIINVPNFGRLVRSKVLSIKEEEYIMAAKAVGMKDRRILFSHILPNSFAPIIVQGTLLIATAIIETAALGFLGLGAKAPTPEWGTMLADARSYITDAPWTMIFPGLAIMLTVLGFNLMGDGLRDALDPKMKS
- a CDS encoding FUSC family protein translates to MRKDFAFKMKFGARIIKTGVAISLALYITMWLNLDSASFAAIAALFAIQPTIYRSYQTIIEQIQSNLIGATLAIIAVQTLGNAPIVIGLVSVMIIAINIKLKIETTIPLAIVTVIVLMVNPGDNYVTFAITRFSVIMIGVFCAFLVNLAFLPPKYETRLYHKNVKNMEQIAQWIRLATRNDAERKILKEDLMKINESMIKADNYYLMFKEERSYFKGSEYTKHRKLVLFRNMLSTTSKALAILKSLDQHDHKIYQMPETIQVLIQDQLDHLTNYHQRILMKYIGKVRYQSPDEVVNQLGEDEKELTEYFMELYDHKQVERDQWMNVFPLIGLIIDYNHHLIHLDKLVESFHTYHTADNEVSIRDAFPQDE
- a CDS encoding TerC family protein, with the translated sequence MEVTVLMEYGWILLVLIALEGLLAADNALVLAIMVKHLPEEQRKKALFYGLLGAFVFRFGSLFAISFLVNVWQVQAIGAVYLLFIALNHIFRKVMVKKVGKQGKVKSKKKASGFWGTVLKVELADIAFAVDSILAAVALAVTLPNTNLPNIGGLDGGKFLVIFFGGLIGLVIMRFAANLFVKVLESRPKLEIAAFLIVGWVGVKLAVYTLTHPELAFIEEGFAKSPAWKMTFYGVLILIAVGGWVLSKEKKPSVESTEEPSYNQDSKTGA
- a CDS encoding glutamate-1-semialdehyde 2,1-aminomutase — protein: MNRDRSVELYSDALEHIVGGVNSPSRSFKAVGGVAPVFMEKAKGAHFWDVDGNKYIDYLAAYGPIITGHAHPHITKAITNAAESGVLYGTPTRLENQFAKMLKDAMPAMEKVRFVNSGTEAVMTTIRVARAYTGRDKIIKFAGCYHGHSDLVLVAAGSGPSTLGTPDSAGVPKSIAQEVITVPFNDVDAFKQAMDTFGDEVAGILVEPIVGNFGIVEPKPGFLEAVNDIAHDAGALVIYDEVITAFRFMYGGAQNLLNVEPDMTALGKIIGGGLPIGAYGGKKDIMEKVAPLGPAYQAGTMAGNPASISAGIACLEVLQQEGVYEQLDRLGEKLETSIRQLAEKYSVPLSLNRLKGALTLYFGSDEVVTNYEQAERSDGEMFARFFNLMLDQGINLAPSKYEAWFLTTAHTEEDIDQTLQAVEHAFKNL
- a CDS encoding ABC transporter ATP-binding protein, coding for MDKMIKVENLTKEFKSYSSRSGLKGAFRDLLTRNYKIHQAVDSISLDVKPGEMIGYIGENGAGKSTTIKMLTGILTPTSGNVLINGMNPHKEREKFVKTIGVVFGQRSQLWWDIAVQESFRLLKKVYNVSDEDYNSHMSMVIEALDIAPLLDKPVRKLSLGQRMRCELAAALIHNPPLLFLDEPTIGLDVLVKLKIREFLKELNEKYNTTIMLTTHDLTDIEALCERVVMLDEGKIIYDGALNQLKTSWGEGKQIKFHFKSPKTQKELKESTGSQLIVWEPSDNENSWTANVTNDEDVISQVIGDVVSNHQILDLKILETSTEEIIRNIYEEGVIHG
- a CDS encoding ABC transporter permease, which produces MAKYIEMIRIRFLMMLAYRTNYYSGIIIYSINIAAYYFLWSAIYGGKEDIEGLSVVQMTTYIAVAWMARAFYFNNIDREIALEIKEGKVAVELIRPYHYLNMKTMAALGEGIFRLLFFSVPGMFIVSLIFPMKLSADLSTWGFFGISILFSFIINTQINLMTGIVTFFLFNNDGLMRAKRVVIDLFSGLILPISFYPGWAQSAMDWFPFQYISYVPSMIFSEGFVGSEVYNAIMMQLVWSLILLIPIQILWVLAKKQMVIQGG